A single window of Bradyrhizobium daqingense DNA harbors:
- the murB gene encoding UDP-N-acetylmuramate dehydrogenase: MSFPDITPSLKAAMPELRGRLLANQSLAELTWFRVGGPAQVLFTPADEDDLAYFLAHLAPDIPVYVVGVGSNLIVRDGGIAGVVVRLAPRAFGEASASGDVVTAGAAALDKRVAEVAAAANIGGLEFYFGIPGTIGGALRMNAGANGGETKDVLIEARGVGRDGTKHVFSNVDMKFVYRNSGVDPSIIFTSARFRGEIRDAETIRARMAEVQSHRESAQPIREKTGGSTFKNPPGHSAWKLVDAAGCRGLRVGGAQVSEMHCNFLINTGDATAHDIETLGETVRERVKANSRIELHWEIKRIGVS; this comes from the coding sequence GTGAGCTTTCCCGACATCACCCCTTCGCTGAAAGCCGCGATGCCCGAGCTTCGCGGCCGACTGCTCGCCAACCAGTCGCTGGCCGAGCTCACCTGGTTTCGCGTCGGCGGCCCGGCGCAGGTGCTGTTCACGCCCGCGGACGAGGACGATCTCGCCTATTTCCTCGCGCATCTTGCGCCCGACATCCCGGTCTATGTCGTCGGCGTCGGCTCCAACCTCATCGTGCGCGACGGCGGCATTGCAGGCGTGGTGGTCCGTCTTGCCCCGCGCGCCTTCGGCGAAGCGAGCGCGAGCGGCGATGTGGTCACTGCCGGCGCTGCCGCGCTCGACAAGCGCGTGGCGGAAGTTGCGGCCGCCGCCAACATAGGCGGGCTCGAATTCTACTTCGGCATTCCCGGCACCATCGGCGGCGCGCTGCGCATGAATGCGGGCGCCAATGGCGGCGAGACCAAGGACGTGCTGATCGAGGCGCGGGGCGTCGGGCGCGACGGCACCAAGCACGTCTTCTCCAATGTCGACATGAAGTTCGTCTACCGTAACAGCGGCGTTGATCCATCCATCATCTTCACCTCCGCGCGCTTTCGCGGCGAGATCCGGGACGCTGAGACGATCCGCGCGCGGATGGCGGAGGTTCAGAGCCACCGGGAGAGCGCCCAGCCGATCCGCGAGAAGACCGGTGGCTCGACCTTCAAGAATCCGCCCGGTCATTCCGCCTGGAAGCTGGTCGACGCCGCCGGCTGCCGCGGCCTGCGCGTCGGTGGCGCGCAGGTCTCGGAAATGCACTGCAATTTCCTGATCAACACGGGCGATGCCACCGCGCACGACATCGAGACGCTGGGCGAGACCGTGCGCGAGCGCGTGAAGGCGAATTCCCGAATTGAGCTACACTGGGAAATCAAGCGGATCGGGGTTTCATGA